The Phycisphaerales bacterium DNA window GTCAGACTTGGATGTTGTTCGGGATGTTGTTCGGGTGCGGCTCGCTCACTCGGGAGTGGCGAGGAGGCGACCCTTGAGGTTGATCTTCATCTCGCCCAGCGCGTTCTCGACGCGGCGCGGGGCGCGACGGTCGCGCACGGCGTCGAAGCGGTCGTACTGCGAGCGGGGCTCATCCTCGGGGAAGAGCTGCTTCTGGCAGCCGAGCGCGAGGAGCGCGGGGGCGGCGAGGAGTGCGAGGAGCAGGAGACGTTGCACGCGTGTGGGCACGGGAGAGAGTGTAACGCGAAGAGGCGGCAAAGGCAGGAACGCGGAGGGCGGGCATTGAACGCGAAGAGCGCGAAGGGGGAGCGAAGGCGCGAAGGGGAAGGCAGGAACGCGGAGGTGGCGGAGAAGAGCGGAGGGCGCGGAAGGGAAGCGTTGAAGGAAGAGGGGAGTGGGGGCGCGACGGGGGAGAGACATTTCTCTCGCGGAGACGGGGGGGGCGCGGAGGGGGAATCGGAAGACGGTGATTGGGCTCAGTCCAAAAACGCAGTGGGCCGCCTGGGGATACCAGGCGGCACACTGGAGGAGAGAGAGAAGAGAGGAGATTGCGTTCGGGGTCGTTCGTCGTCTTCGTGTCGCGGGGGTCAAGGTCGCGACCTCTGCATGTGGTACAGGTTGGGGTCCGGAAAGGTTCAGCGAACAGAACACAAAAATGTTGATTTTGTGCTAGGCCGTGGTTTCGTCCGGCAGGAGGCGGCCTTGGGGGTCGAGGCGGGCGGTGCCGCGGGCAAGGGCTTGGCGGACGCCCTCGTAGACCACGGTGCACACGGCCGTGGCGAGGTTGAGGGATCGCTCGCCGGGGACCATGGGGAGGGAGATGAGCCGGTCGGGGTAGGCGACGAGGATGGACTCGGGGAGGCCCTGGCCTTCGTTGCCGAAGACGAGGAAGTCGCCGCGGGAGAGGGCGACCTGGTTCGCGGTTGGGGTCGAAGGTGAGGGGAAGAGCGAGCGGCTGGCTTTGGTCGTCAGCAGCCAGATCCGCTCACCCGGGGGCGAGGTCGCGGCGAGGAAGGCGTCCCAGGAGGCGTGCTCAAAAACGGAAAGGCGGGGCCAGTAGTCCAGCCCCGCCCGTCGGCATGCCTTATCGGATGTGTCGAACGCGAGCGGGTGCACGAGGTGGAGTGCGGAGCCGGTCGCGACACAGGTGCGCCCGATGTTCCCCGTGTTGTTGGGGATCTGGGGCGCGACCAGGACGACGTGGAAGAGCGGCGTCACTCCTTGCTGCGGCTCTTGAGGTACTCGTCCTCCGCTTCGCGCCGGGCCTTGATGCCGGGGTCGGCGCTGAGCACGCGGTCGAGGGCGCCGCGGAAGAGGGACGAGTTCATGAAGCCGGCGTATCGGAGGGTGTTGTCGGAGCTGACGACCGCGCCCCAAGGCAGGTAGATGGCGTTGTCCTTGGTCTTCACGATGTTGAAGATCGCGCCCTCGGTGTCCAGGACCATGGTGTGGTTGAGCTTCTGGCGCTCCTGGATGCGCTCGATCTTCTCCTTGAGGGCCTTGGGGTCGGCGTCGAGCTTGTACTCCTTGTTGCCGCCGCTGCCGCCGGACTCGATGGTGAGCGGGGACATGACGCCGATGACGACGAGGTCACGCGGGTACTGCCGCTGCACGAGGTTCATGGGCTCAAAGAGGTTGTAGGTGCCGGGCAGGTCGGGGTGCCAGAAGTACAGCAGGATGGCGCGGCCCTTCATGGTCGGCTTCTTGGGGAAGAAGCCGGCGTCCGGCAGCGAGACGATCACGGGCGGGTCGGGGTTCTTGGGGTCCTCGGGCTGGTGGCCGTCGGGACGGGGCATGTAGGGCCACTTCACCTTCTTCTTGTCGTAGGCCTCCGGGAGCGGCATCTGGAACGGCACCTCGGGGATGTCCGTCATGTCCACTTTGCTGCGGATGGCCTCGGAGCGCTTGCGGTCGAGCTCGTCCTGCTTGTTCTTGGCGGCGATCTCCGCGTTGAGGCCGGCGGCCTTGTCCTTGGCCTCGCTCACCAGGAAGTCGACGGCGGCCTCAATGGACTCGGTCTGGATGTCGGCGAATCGGAGCTGGCCGGCGCGATCGACGAGGTAGAAGTCGGGATCGGCGTCCTGCTTGAGGGCTGCGCGGAGGGCGTTTTTGCTGTCGTGGGCGAGGAGGAAGGTGGCCCCTTCGGCTTCGGTCTTGGGCTTCTTGGCCTCGGCCCAGCCGTCCTTGTGGTGGGCGGCGATGACGATCAGCTCGCCCTTGTGCTTCTCGGCCATGCGCTTGGCGACGTTGATGCTCTTGGCGGCCTGGGGGTACCAGTCGTTCCAGAAGAGGATGAGGACCACCTTGCCGTCGAGGGCGCCGGAGGTGGGGGCGGAGCCGTTGGTCCAATCGGTGAGCGCGTCGAGCGAGCCGATGGAAAAGGGCTTGAGCTCCAGCGCGTCGAGGGTGCGACGGTGGGCGCCCTCGCCCTCGCGGAGGATGGTGGGCTGGGCCAGGGCGGGGGTGGCGCAGAGGGCGGCGAAGAGCGCGGCCGCGGCGGAGCGTTTGAACCAGCTGGGCATGAGCAGTCTCCAGACACCGGCGAATGCCGGGGTACACAGGTTAGCGTGCCGGTAGCGGCAGGGTTCTCCACTCCTTCTAACGATGAGCGCGGAGGGGGAGCCCGTCGGGTTAGACGCACCGGAACCGGTTTGGTTCACGGCTATTGCGGGTTGACCAGGCGCGAGAGGGCGATGGCCGCGGCGGTGGCGATGTTGAGGGAGTCGGCCCCCTCGGCCATGGGGATGCGGACGTGGAGGGGGCAGCGAGCGAGGGCGGCGGGGGTGAGGCCAGGGCCTTCGGCACCCAGGAGGAGGGCGTAGCGGGGGCTGCCGGGGGTGGTGGGGGGCGGGAGGTGGTGGAGGGGGGTGGCGGAGGGGCTGGGGGTGAGGGCGAGGAGGGTGAAGCCTGCCTCGGTGACTTGATCGAGGGCGGTCGGCCAGGGTTCGAGGATGGTGAAGGGGATGGTCAGGGCGTGACCGATGGAGACGCGGAGGGCCTTGCGGTAGAGGGGGTCGCAGCAGCCCGGGGAGAGGAGGACGGCGGAGCCACGGCCGGCGAGGCAGGCGAGGTTGCGGAAGACGGAGCCGATGTTGTCGGTGTTGGCGGTGTTCTCGAGGATGATGAGGACACGGGAGGCGAGGAGGTCGGTGACGGGAGGGTTGGGGGTGCGGAAGGCGGCGGCGAGGACGCCGCGGTGGAAGGCGAAGCCGAGGATTTGCTGGAGGAGGTCGTTGGGGGCGGTGAAGACGGGGACGTCGGGCGGCAGGGTGGGGAGGAGATCGGCCAGGCGGTCGACGGCGTTAGTGGCGAGCACGAGCGAGTGGAGCGGGTAGCGGGAGGCGAGGAGCTTGCGGACCACGAGCTCGCCCTCCGCGATGAAGGTGGGGCGGCCTCCTTGCGAGTCGAGGGCGCGGAGCTGGGCGTCGGTGAGGTTGAGGTAGGGGGCGAGGCGGGGGTCGGAGGTGGAGGAGAGGGGGATGAGCACGCCGATGGTATTATTTGCACATGCTGGGTGAGGATATTTACAAGCGGATCAAGGCTCCCGAGTTCCGACCGTTCTACCTCGTCATGGCGAGCGGGGAGCGGGTTTTCGTGCGGCATCCAGACTCGATCTCGTTCACAAGCACGGAATACAAAGGGAAGCGGATCTTCGGGCGGTCGTTCAACGTGCTGGAGATCAAGGACGGCGTGGTGGTCGAGCGGTACATCTCACTTCCGATGGTCGCGCAGATTCTGGACGAGTACCCGCTGGATGGCAGCGGTCTCCAGAACGCGGGCTGACCCAGTTGCTCCGAGTGAACTCGCATATCGGCATCACGATGGGCGACCCCGGCGGGATTGGGCCGGAGGTGGTGGTGCGCGCGCTGGCGGATGAGCGGGTGCGGGGGCTGGCGCGGTTCACGGTGTTTGGGGTGGAGGGGGTGCTGGCGGAGGCGGCGCGGGTGTATGGGGTGGGGTGGCCGGCGGAGGGGGTTGTAGTTGAGGCGCGGGCCGAGGACGGATCGTGGCACCCGGAGCGCGGCACTGCGCGGGGCCATGATGCGCGGAATGGGGAGGCTTCGTTCCGCTTCGTGGAGCGGGCGATTGAGTGCGCGAAGCTGCCGGTGGGGGATGCTCGGCGGGTA harbors:
- a CDS encoding tRNA (cytidine(34)-2'-O)-methyltransferase, with translation MTPLFHVVLVAPQIPNNTGNIGRTCVATGSALHLVHPLAFDTSDKACRRAGLDYWPRLSVFEHASWDAFLAATSPPGERIWLLTTKASRSLFPSPSTPTANQVALSRGDFLVFGNEGQGLPESILVAYPDRLISLPMVPGERSLNLATAVCTVVYEGVRQALARGTARLDPQGRLLPDETTA
- a CDS encoding RNA methyltransferase, whose translation is MLIPLSSTSDPRLAPYLNLTDAQLRALDSQGGRPTFIAEGELVVRKLLASRYPLHSLVLATNAVDRLADLLPTLPPDVPVFTAPNDLLQQILGFAFHRGVLAAAFRTPNPPVTDLLASRVLIILENTANTDNIGSVFRNLACLAGRGSAVLLSPGCCDPLYRKALRVSIGHALTIPFTILEPWPTALDQVTEAGFTLLALTPSPSATPLHHLPPPTTPGSPRYALLLGAEGPGLTPAALARCPLHVRIPMAEGADSLNIATAAAIALSRLVNPQ